In Nostoc sphaeroides, the genomic window CAACGACTACGCTCAGTACAAGTGCCCAATGCAATTAAATCATAAATCCTAGTCCAAACAGCAAGCAAGCCCAGAAATGCACGGCTACGGCGATGAATTTACAGTTACTAACTTTGTCTGGCTGGTTGTGATTTTCTTGGACGTGGCGGCATAATTTCACAGCAAACGGTAAACTTACCCAACTCAATAACGTCCAAGCTGGGGAAATTCCCAATAGCACAAACAGCAAGGTGAGGGGATAAATGCTAGCAGTAAACCAAACTAGGAGTTGGGCCCCTTTCGCTGTTCCTAGACGGACGATAGGCGATCGCTTGCCTGCGGCTATGTCATCCTTAACTTGGTGAAAGTGTGAGCAAAATAAAATTAAGGTTGTAGCAATCCCGACGATGACTGAGACTGCTAAACTTGTCATTGACCAAGTTTGGGTTTGGCTGTAGTATGCTGCCTCCACTGCTAAGGGGCCAAAGGCAAAAAAGCAAAGAATCTCGCCTAAACCCTGATATCCTAAGCGAAAGGGAGGCCCTTGGTACATATAGCCTAAAGCACAGCATAGTAAAATTATGCCGATAACAGTTAGGTCTTGTTGCCAAAAGGCGATCGCTAATATGCCCAGCAACCCCAAACCTAAACACAAATTTCCTATCCAAAATATTAATGGCTTATTGTCTGTTAAGTTAACCAGAGAATGGTGCTTGTTTTGATCAATACCTGTTTCGGAATCAAAGACATCATTACTGATATTTTCCCAGGCAAGAATTAAGATTGCCGCAGCTATAAAAGTAGAAAATACTGCACCATTAAAAATTTTAGTTTCGGCGAATGCTACTGCTGTTCCTACCCAAATGGGCATAATGGCAACACTGTACATTGGCGGTTTAATCGCTGCCATCCATAACTTAGTGTTGGGATATAAAATCTGCTTAGTTGTCATCAGTCGTGATTAATTAAATTACCGGAATATTACTCACACTTGAGATTTTATAATTTAAAGAGACGCACCGCTACGCGGAAGTCAAAAGTTAAAAGTTAAAACTGAGCGGAGTCGAAGTTTCAAAAGTCAAAAAACTTATGATTTGGGTTTTTGAACTGTTGGGATGCTAGCTTTTTTAGGTCGTGCTGTACTAGATATTTATGGGCTAAAAACAACTGCTACTTTGACTGTGGCTCGTTAAGCTTGTGTTGTTAACACTCTACTCTCATGTTCCAGCTTGGGCTGGAACTGGCTTGTCAGGGTCTGGGAACACCATAAACAACGCAAATCCTACGCTGGTGAAATGATAACTTAATATGCTACCTGTAGAAATACGACCACGATTAATTACACTTTAGGAAGTTAACTTAAAAAAAATTTACTATAGATCCATGACAGTTTCACCATGTCGTAACAACCTCTTTGTACACAAAGATTTATATCAATTTTTGGTAGCAGTGCAAGAAAAGTGCGTCAAAAGTAATTGCAGGCAAATTGTCAGTATCTCTCAGGAGATCGATTTAGTTGACCCTTTACTTGTATTAGATAAACTTACACAAGCAAATGAAATAAATTTTTACTTTGAGGATAAAGGGAAAGGAGAAGCGATCGCGGCAATTGATTCTGTAGCAAAATTACAGATTGATGGTGCAGATCGTTTTACTCAAGCTGAATATTTTATCAAATCTCGTCTAAAAAATATAATTAATTTTGGTAACGCTAATCAACCTTTTTCTGGGCCTCACTTTTTTTGTTATTTCAGCTTCTTTGATAAAAATGCCCAAGTAGATTATCCGTTTCCCTCTGCTACCATCTTTCTTCCCCGTTGGCAAGTAGCTGTTAAAAATCAGCGTTGCATATTAGTAACAAATATAATTATCAATGAAAGTGCAAATATTCAAAGGTTATTGGATAATCTGCAAAATAAAATTGAATTTATCCAATCTTTAGAATATTACTCTACTAATATTGATTGTTTTCCAGCAAACTTCTACAAAAAATCTGTCACAAATGCTACTGGGTTTAAACGTTCAGTAGTATCTGTTTTGGAAAAAATTAGGTCTAGTCATTTAAGCAAGATTGTCTTAGCAGATATATTGGATGTAAAATCAAGCAACCATTTTAACTTAGTTCAATCCTTAAATAATCTTAGGCAGATACATCCTAATTGTTATATTTTTTCTACAAGTAATGGCAAAGGACAAAACTTTATTGGTGCAAGTCCAGAAAGATTAATTAGTATTAATAATCAACAGTTAATCACTGATGCTTTAGCTGGTTCTGCACCACGAGGTAAAACCCCTGCTGAAGATGCAGCTAATGCCAATCGCTTGCTTAATAGTGCAAAAGAAAAACACGAACATTCACTGGTGCTTGATTTCATTACACAACGCCTATCCCAGCTAGGTTTATTACCCCAAATATTAGCACCACGGCTGCGACAATTATCGAATATTCAGCATTTATGGACACCAATAAGTGCTACAGTTCCAGCTAACATACACCCATTAAAGATTGTCGCCCAATTGCATCCGACACCAGCCGTTGCTGGTGCAGCACGAGATGTAGCCTGTGCGGAAATTCGGCGTTATGAAAACTTTGAAAGAGGTTTGTATGCTGCGCCTCTAGGTTGGATAGATTCTCAAGGGAACTGCGAGTTTATTGTGGGAATTCGTTCAGCATTAATTGATGGCGATCGCGCGAGATTGTATGCTGGTGCTGGTATCGTCGCTGGTTCTGATCCTGACAAAGAATTTGCAGAGGTGCAGCTTAAACTTCAGGCGTTACTCAAAGCATTAGTTTAATGTTGCAGTTATGCTGAAAATGGGGCTAATCAACAGAGTTTTTGGGCTAGCGATACCGCGTCTTGTAGAGAAGGCGGGCTACGCCTACGCGTGATATTTAAAAGCATCATTCGTTCTTGCATTAAAATTCAGTATAAGAGGATGTTTGAAAAGTATTTTTGATAACACATCTAACCCTCCCAAATCTAACCCCCTAGTCCCCCTTCCCTACAAGGTAATGGGGGTTTCAAACCCTCTCGACCTTTCAGAGAGAAAAATGGAAGCGGGATTTTGAGTATACTTTATAACTTTTCAAACAACCTCTAAAGCTTTATTGAATACTCGGTCTTTTAGCGAATTTTCAGCAAAGTTCCTAATTGACAAAAATGATTTTGTCTTAACCTCTCACGAATGGGATTCGGACAGGATCAGCAATGCTGGTGACATCGTTTGAGGTACCAGTAAATTTTCGCAATTTCCCGTTATTTGTTTCGTCTAGGTGGATAAACAGGAATAGCAACAACGCCGACATACAAATGATTGCTTGATTACTGCTTGATCTTTGAGGGCTTTATGTGTCATACTTTAAATAGTTGTAGTTCATGGTAAAAAGCCGTTGCACGAAGTGTAACAGCTAAATTTTGTATTTCTCTTGCCCGAGATTTTGCAGAAAAATGCACAACAAGTTAGCCCGCAAGGTTAATTTGTTAGCAGCCTGATCAACAACTCAAACCAGGCTGATCCCTCTAGCCTTTTGGGAGGTTAGGGGGAAAATTCCTGGTTTACTGGTTTAGATCATAACTTAGGTTTTGCCTTTGTAAGATTTTGGATCTTTAAAGATAAATCCAGAGAAAATTGGTGTATTTATAGCGTTACTAGAGCATATAATTTTGACGATGTTTTACACTAAATCCTGATGAGTAAAAGCCTTAGCATTCGCCCCAGTGTAAGTAGCTACAATATGACCATCGCCAGTCATTTGATATTTGTATGTAACTAATCCTTCTAAACCAACGGGGCCGCGAGGAGGCATTTGTTGTGTACTAATTCCTACTTCTGCACCAAAACCATAGCGGAAACCATCAGCAAATCTGGTAGAACAATTATGGAATATATTAGCTGAATTTACCAAGCCAAAGAAAGTTTCCACAGATGCTGAATCTTCAGTGATAATCGCGTCAGTATGACGAGAACCATATTCGTTAATATGCGCGATCGCACCTTCTATAGAGTCTACAATTTTAATAGACAAAATAAAATCGCTGTATTCTGTTTCCCAATCTATTTCTGTTGCAGCTACGATATTAGGCAAAAGTTCCAAGGTGCGTTTATCGCCTCTTAATTCTACATGACGTTCTTGCAAAGCCTCAGCAACTTTGGGTAAAAATTCTTTAGCAATTGACTGGTGAACTAGCAAAGTTTCAATTGCATTACAAACAGCAGGATATTGCGCTTTTGCATCTACTGTAATCGGAACTGCTTTAGAAATATCTGCCGCTTTATCTATATAAAGATGACAAATACCATCGGCGTGGCCTAATACCGGAATTCGCGTATTTTCTTGCACAAAGCGCACAAAGGAATTAGAACCTCTAGGAATAATTAAATCTACATATTTATCTAACTTCAAAAGTTCTAAAGTTTCTTCTCTAGTTGTGAGTAAGTGTACCGCATCAGGGTTAACAGCAGTTTCAGATAATCCTTCTTTAATTGCCTTAACTATCGCTTCACAAGAACGCACCGCTTCCTTTCCACATTTAAGAATCACACCATTACCCGATTTAATCGCCAAGGAAACAATTTGAATCGCCGCCTCTGGACGGGCTTCAAAAATAATTCCTAAAACACCTAAAGGACAAGTAATTCGCTTGAGAATTAAACCAGTGTCAAGTTCGCGGTGAATCTGTACTTTACCGATAGGATCATCTAGCTTACCAACATCTCGTACCCCTGCGATCGCATCTCTTAATTTATGTTCATCCAACTGCAAGCGTTTATAAAGCGGTTTGGGTATTCCTTCAGCATCAGCAGCTTTACAATCAGCAACATTTGCTTGTAAAATTTCATCTCTAGCTGATTCTAAAGCTTGAGCGATCGCAACAAGAGCCTGATTTTTTGCCTCAGTGGAGAGAATCGCTAGTTTACTTGCAGCTTGGCGGGTTTGCCCTGCGATCGCAATTAGGGGAGAAGCAATGTTAAAAATAGTCATAGTACAAATCTTTACCTTTTCCTCATCTTATCAATGTGAGTTCATCATTGCTTATCGTCTTCCCCCAATCGGGTGAACCATCTGGGTAATCAATGATTAGTCTGATCGGGTGAAGCAAAACTTGGTTCAAAACATTTATTCTGTGATTATCGAACACAGATAAATTAAAGCTACTAAACTTACAGCAGTAAAAATATTATAAGTATTGTTACAGAGCTTATTTGAAAGTCTTAAAAATGATTTATGCGTACCGGAGACTAGAGAGACATCGTAAGGGACTTCCAAGTAAAAAAATATTCCATTGCTATTGTTGACTGTTGACCGTTGACCGTTGACGGTTCACGAGTTTTCAGTCAACAGTCAACAGTCAACAGTCAACGACTTGAATGTGGAATAATTTATTTTTTGGAGTTCCCTAATGTATGTTTCTCTAGCCTTTTCCTTAAGTAAATAATTTATACTGCCAATATTTAAATTTTTACGAAATTGTGATGACGATCGCTGGATCTATTGAGTATTGATGGATCAAATACCACTCCTATGCTAAGGAGATCCTATGTCATTGCAATCTGGATTAGAAGCTTTACAACAAAAACGTTATCAAGAAGCGATTGAATTACTCGAACAATTCTGCCGCGATTGCGTTGAAAGTGATTCCTCAGATTATCTTTCAGCACAGATGTGGCTGATGAAAGCCTATCAAGGCACAGGCGAAATTGAAAAAGCCAAGATACTGTGTCAAAAGTTAATGATGAGTCAAGACCCACAAACTCGTAGTTGGGCAGAACAAGCTAGTCAATCTTTGCGCCAAACGCCATCTAACGCCAGCCAAAAAGCTGGTCGCGCCGTTGCTACTGGGATGAAATTAACGATGGGGGGTGTGGGTGGTAGTTTGGCGTTAGCTTCTGGTGTCACTATGACCTTGCTATTTGGCATGGTCTTCGCTTTAGGTTTGAGTTTAGTATTTATTTTGGGTAGCAACGATCCCCAGCAAGGACTAGCGATCGCTATTGGTATTACCCTAGTTTTTAATATCGCCGCTTTTTTTCTGTCTCCATTTCTCATGGACTTAACCCAAAGCTGGCTTTACCAAACTCGCTGGGTAGAGTTAGCAGAAGTTGAAGCCCTCAGCCCAGAGACGGCTAAAGTTATTCGCCAAGTCTGTGAACAGAAAAAGCTGAAAGCGCCCCGTTTGGGAATCATTAACGACCAAAACCCCACGGCTTTTACTTATGGTTCATTACCCAACAGCGCCCGTTTAGTAGTCAGTCAGGGACTTTTTACTTATCTGGATGACGATGAAATTGCTACCGTCTACGCCCATGAATTGGGGCACATCGTCCACTGGGACTTTGCAGTGATGACAGTAGCTTCTACCTTAGTGCAAATTTGCTACCTGATTTACAGCACAGCTAGAAGATTTGGGCGTGGTGGCGATAGCAAAATTAAAGATGCGATGCAAACTGCGGGTCTAGTTGCCTACGTGTTTTATGTCATTGGTACTTATCTACTGCTGTACCTCTCTCGCACACGAGAATACTTTGCTGACCACTTTGCAGCCGAAAGTACAGGTAATCCCAATGGATTATCCCGCGCTTTGGTGAAGATTGCCTACGGAATATTAGAAGAAGGTTCACGGACACAAGAACCCAGCCGTTTAATTGAAGGGACTCGCGCCTTGGGTATTTATGACCATAAAGCCGCCGCTTCCACAGGAACCGCCTACCGCATTTCATCCGATCCTCAAAAAGTTGGTCGCGTCTTTTTGTGGGATATGTTTAACCCTTGGGGCTGGTGGATGGAATTAAATTCCACTCATCCATTGACAGGTAAACGAGTTCGTGCATTAAGCACTTATGCCGAACAATTGGGTTTATCAACTGAGTTTGATATGGGGCGAGTTATTGGAGAAGGCAAAACTCTGAGTAAGAGTAGGCTTTACGGTAACTTCTTTTTAGATGTTGTGCTGTACGGCGCTGAAACTATAGGTTTCTTCGTTGGCTTAGTAATGGGTGTAATTCTGTGGTCAAGTTCTCCAAATACAGGTTTAGCATTTGGTGCGCCATTTATTGGTTTAGGGATGGGGATTTTAGTTAAAGCCTTGGTGATGTTCCCCGACTATAAACAAGCAGCAGAAACCGATATTCTCACCCTGATGTCAGACCCTTACGCCAGTCCGTTGCGTGGACAACCTGCAAAACTTAAAGGTCAACTAATTGGTCGTGGCGACGCTGGTTATAAATTTGGTTCCGATTTAAAAATTCAGGATCGTAGCGGAATGCTTTATCTGCACTACGCCTCACGCTTTGGCCCCATCGGCAATTTTTTGTTTGGGATGAAGCGAGTAAAAAGCTTGATTGGTGAACAAGTGGGGGCGGTGGGTTGGTTCCGTCGGGGTGTTGCACCTTGGATGGATTTGATTCAACTCCAAAGTGAAAATGGCACCATTGTTAACAGTTACCATCGCTTTTGGTCATTCATCCTTGGCGGTGGATCGATTATCCTGGGAATGGTCTTGATTATGTTCTTGAGCAGCTAGCTGAGTTTCTAGCCTGCTGTTAAAGCATTTCTCAGTCCATCCAAGCTTTAATTTTTAAGGAGGTAGTTAGTAACTGCCTCCTTTTTTTTATCCGACTTATAAATCATACCAATTCACGAAAACCCTGATATATATAGATTTACCGTAGGGGTATGGCATTGTCTTGCAAGTAACTGAAGTTCCAAGAATAATAGCGAAAGTCATCTGAAGATGACTAAATATAGCTAAAAATCTTTAGTCTACTTCAGTAGACTTTAGCTATTAGCCTTGAAATTTATTTCTGGGCGGGCGAGTCAGCCCACAGTTAAGCCTTCAGCGATCGCATTTGCTATATCGGCGACAACATTTGCTTGATCAGCGATCGCATTTGCTATATCGGCGACAACATTTGCTTGATCAGCGATCGCATTTGCTATATCGGCGACAACATTTGCTTGATCAGCGATCGCATTTGCTATATCAGCGACAGCATTTGCTTGATCAGCGACAACATTTGCTTGATCAGCGACAGCATTTGCTTGATCAGCGACAACATTTGCTTGATCAGCGACAGCATTTGCTATAGCGGTTCGTTTCCCTCGTAGGTTGGGTTGGTAGAAATGTAGAGACGTAGCACTGCTACGTCTCTACAGGGAGCATCCCAAATGTGCAAGTTTATTTTTATACGGGATTTTGGCTTAGAACAATAATGAAATAACGAACCGCCAAGGACGCCAAGAGCGCCAAGGAAAGAGGTTTGTACAGGGTTTTTGTGTCAGTCCTGTAGCTTTTGGCTTGCATTGGGATGCTCCCTCTCTACAAGGGTTCATCCCCCTAAATCTGAAAAAATTCGGTTTTAGGGGGATGATAATTGTGATATTTGATATGGGGTGGGCATCATAAATAGACTTGCATACAACCCCTAGAAAATTCTGATGATGAATGCGATCGCTACTAGATTTCGCCAAATTATAGCTGAGAGAAAAAGCCCGATTGGCAGATATGACCGTAAAAACAAAACCAGGCGTTCCTTAGTACTGTATACCTGCATAGGATTAATAGGTGGGATTCTGGCATTATTGTTAATAGCATCCCCAGGACTGGCTCAAAAACCACAACTCCAACAACCATTATTAGTAGCTACACGAGTTATACCGCCCTTTGTGATGTCAAACAAAGGTGAATTATCGGGATTCAGTATCGACCTCTGGCGTAGCATCGCCAACCAAATAGGTGTAGAGTCTAAATTTATTGAATATTCCTCTGTGCCGGAAATCCTTTCTGCTATCAAAGACAACAAAGCTAATTTAGGGATTGCAGCTATCTCCATTACAGCCGAACGCCAGCAGAATTTTGATTTCTCATTACCTATTTTTGCTGGGGGGCTGCAAATTATGGTACGAAACTCAGAAACCAACGACAGTGCCTTCCCAAATATTTTGCAATTATTTTTTTCTACTAGCCTCTTGCAGGTAATAGGCGTTGCCCTAGTGTTAATTGTTGTAGCAGCCCACATTATTTGGTTATCTGAGCGCCATCATAAAGATGGGATGATACCCCAATCATACTTTCCTGGCATTTTCAAAGCTTGTTGGTGGGCAGCTGCCACATTAGCAACCCAAGCGGATGAAATGCCCAAAGGAGTACTGGGACGCTTAGTAGGTATTGTCTGGATGTTCATTGGAGTACTTTTTGCCGCCTACTTTACAGCCAGCGCAACTACCTCATTAACAGTACAACAGCTTCAGGGCGATATCAAGAGTATAGACGATTTACCCGGCAAGGTAGTGGTCACAACTGCCGGTAGTACAGCCGCCACATACTTGCGAGAACATAAGATTTCAGTTTTAGAAGTTAGTAAAATTGAGCAAGCTTACAATGCTTTGCAAACCAAAAAAGCTGATGCTGTGGTGTTTGATGCACCTGTACTTCTGTTCTATGCAGCCAACGAAGGCAAAGGGAAAGTACAGATTGTTGGCAGTATCTTGCGTGAAGAAAGCTACGGCATCATTCTGCCTAACAATAGTCCCTACCGCAAACCAATTAATCAGGCTTTGCTGAGTCTCAAAGAAAATGGTACTTATCAATCGCTATATGATAAGTGGTTCGGTGCGGAAAAATCTTGAAGAAGGGAGTGGAGAGAAATCAATTCAAAATTCAAAATTCAAAATTCAAAATTGTACCCTTACATGGATCTTGCTACGCGTAGCGTCTCGTAGAGAAAAAAAAGACTGAGGGAGATAAGGGGACAAAGAGAATAACCATGCCCCATGCCCCATGCTCCATTCCCTACTCCCTACTCCCTACTCCCCACTCCCCTCTTTAGCAATTTGAGCTTTTGCCTGTTGCCATAACTTTTCTAACTCATCCAAACTGTAATCAGAAAGGGGACGATCAACAACTGCCTCCATTTTTTCTAATCGTTGGACAAAGCGTTGATTTGTGCCTTGCAAAGCGGTGCTGGGGTCAAGATTATGCCAACGGGCTAGCTGAATCACTGCAAACAGTAAATCGCCTAATTCTGCTTCTTGCCGTTCTGGAGTTTCCTCAGCTAAAGCCTGTTGAAACTCCCCCAACTCCTCATAAAACTTATCCCAGACGCCCTGAATATTTTCCCATTCAAACCCGATCGCCGCAGCCTTTTGAGAAATCTTCATCGCCGCCGTCAGAGGGGGAAGAGTGCGCCCATAACGAGCGAGTTTAGCACTAAGTTTTTGCGCCTCTGGAGATGCTTCGCCTTTCTCAGCAGCCTTGATTTGTTCCCAATTTTGCCGCACCTCATCCACACTTGTCACCGACACGTCACCAAACACATGGGGATGACGGCGAATCAACTTTTGGGAAATCCCCTGAGTTACTTCTTTAAGAGAAAATTGCCCAGATTCGCTAGCAATTTGGGCTTGCAATACCACCTGTAATAATAAATCGCCTAACTCCTCTGTGATCGCACCCTTATCCCCACTCTTAATCGCATCCACCACCTCATAAGCCTCCTCAATCACAAAGGGCGTCAAAGTTTCGGCAGTTTGAGCCAAATCCCAAGGACAACCACCATCAGGCGATCGCAACTTCGCCACCACCTCAATCAACTCCTGCAACGCCGCCAAAGTCTCATTTTCCATACCTCTGCGTACCTCTGCGCTTCCCTTAGCGTCCCTTTGCGTTTAAAAACTTATTTCTTCACCCTCGCCCGACGACTACCACCCCTCACTTTCCGCCTCTTCATTTTGCCACTAGGAAGCAACCCCCGAACCCCCTGCTTTTTAAAACGCTTATAAGCCGACCCCCCCCAATCGCTAAGAGAATGACTCATTGCACCGAATTCCAACCCCAAAAACAGGGCGACATATTCAGTATCGTATTGCACGAGCGATCGCCCCACAGTTCCCCCCAAATCTTGCCAAGTAAAACTCAGATTCCATAACCTTTCGGCGATCGCCAAAATGAAAATTGCCAAAATAGCTAACAAACACCCCAGATAAAGTATCCGCCCAATCGTGCCAATAATCGGCCCGTGGGATAAAAAAGAACGATGCCGCAGACTTTTTTGATAAGGTAGCCAAATCCAGCGCAAGAAACCCCAACGTTGAAATTGTACAGAGTAAATATCTAAATCGGGGCCAAACATCAGCCCGCCAAAAAGAAACCCGCCTGCAACCAACAAAGTTGCATTGCTACTGCGAGTTTGCCAGAAAGTAAAGCCCGCCACGAACGGCAGAGCATACATAGTAATGCGATCGTGCGTCCGACCAGAGGGCATCCTAAATCCTGAGTTAACTGAATACTGAGTCAGTATAAGA contains:
- the menA gene encoding 2-carboxy-1,4-naphthoquinone phytyltransferase codes for the protein MTTKQILYPNTKLWMAAIKPPMYSVAIMPIWVGTAVAFAETKIFNGAVFSTFIAAAILILAWENISNDVFDSETGIDQNKHHSLVNLTDNKPLIFWIGNLCLGLGLLGILAIAFWQQDLTVIGIILLCCALGYMYQGPPFRLGYQGLGEILCFFAFGPLAVEAAYYSQTQTWSMTSLAVSVIVGIATTLILFCSHFHQVKDDIAAGKRSPIVRLGTAKGAQLLVWFTASIYPLTLLFVLLGISPAWTLLSWVSLPFAVKLCRHVQENHNQPDKVSNCKFIAVAVHFWACLLFGLGFMI
- a CDS encoding isochorismate synthase, encoding MTVSPCRNNLFVHKDLYQFLVAVQEKCVKSNCRQIVSISQEIDLVDPLLVLDKLTQANEINFYFEDKGKGEAIAAIDSVAKLQIDGADRFTQAEYFIKSRLKNIINFGNANQPFSGPHFFCYFSFFDKNAQVDYPFPSATIFLPRWQVAVKNQRCILVTNIIINESANIQRLLDNLQNKIEFIQSLEYYSTNIDCFPANFYKKSVTNATGFKRSVVSVLEKIRSSHLSKIVLADILDVKSSNHFNLVQSLNNLRQIHPNCYIFSTSNGKGQNFIGASPERLISINNQQLITDALAGSAPRGKTPAEDAANANRLLNSAKEKHEHSLVLDFITQRLSQLGLLPQILAPRLRQLSNIQHLWTPISATVPANIHPLKIVAQLHPTPAVAGAARDVACAEIRRYENFERGLYAAPLGWIDSQGNCEFIVGIRSALIDGDRARLYAGAGIVAGSDPDKEFAEVQLKLQALLKALV
- a CDS encoding glutamate-5-semialdehyde dehydrogenase, whose translation is MTIFNIASPLIAIAGQTRQAASKLAILSTEAKNQALVAIAQALESARDEILQANVADCKAADAEGIPKPLYKRLQLDEHKLRDAIAGVRDVGKLDDPIGKVQIHRELDTGLILKRITCPLGVLGIIFEARPEAAIQIVSLAIKSGNGVILKCGKEAVRSCEAIVKAIKEGLSETAVNPDAVHLLTTREETLELLKLDKYVDLIIPRGSNSFVRFVQENTRIPVLGHADGICHLYIDKAADISKAVPITVDAKAQYPAVCNAIETLLVHQSIAKEFLPKVAEALQERHVELRGDKRTLELLPNIVAATEIDWETEYSDFILSIKIVDSIEGAIAHINEYGSRHTDAIITEDSASVETFFGLVNSANIFHNCSTRFADGFRYGFGAEVGISTQQMPPRGPVGLEGLVTYKYQMTGDGHIVATYTGANAKAFTHQDLV
- a CDS encoding zinc metalloprotease HtpX, with the protein product MSLQSGLEALQQKRYQEAIELLEQFCRDCVESDSSDYLSAQMWLMKAYQGTGEIEKAKILCQKLMMSQDPQTRSWAEQASQSLRQTPSNASQKAGRAVATGMKLTMGGVGGSLALASGVTMTLLFGMVFALGLSLVFILGSNDPQQGLAIAIGITLVFNIAAFFLSPFLMDLTQSWLYQTRWVELAEVEALSPETAKVIRQVCEQKKLKAPRLGIINDQNPTAFTYGSLPNSARLVVSQGLFTYLDDDEIATVYAHELGHIVHWDFAVMTVASTLVQICYLIYSTARRFGRGGDSKIKDAMQTAGLVAYVFYVIGTYLLLYLSRTREYFADHFAAESTGNPNGLSRALVKIAYGILEEGSRTQEPSRLIEGTRALGIYDHKAAASTGTAYRISSDPQKVGRVFLWDMFNPWGWWMELNSTHPLTGKRVRALSTYAEQLGLSTEFDMGRVIGEGKTLSKSRLYGNFFLDVVLYGAETIGFFVGLVMGVILWSSSPNTGLAFGAPFIGLGMGILVKALVMFPDYKQAAETDILTLMSDPYASPLRGQPAKLKGQLIGRGDAGYKFGSDLKIQDRSGMLYLHYASRFGPIGNFLFGMKRVKSLIGEQVGAVGWFRRGVAPWMDLIQLQSENGTIVNSYHRFWSFILGGGSIILGMVLIMFLSS
- a CDS encoding transporter substrate-binding domain-containing protein produces the protein MMNAIATRFRQIIAERKSPIGRYDRKNKTRRSLVLYTCIGLIGGILALLLIASPGLAQKPQLQQPLLVATRVIPPFVMSNKGELSGFSIDLWRSIANQIGVESKFIEYSSVPEILSAIKDNKANLGIAAISITAERQQNFDFSLPIFAGGLQIMVRNSETNDSAFPNILQLFFSTSLLQVIGVALVLIVVAAHIIWLSERHHKDGMIPQSYFPGIFKACWWAAATLATQADEMPKGVLGRLVGIVWMFIGVLFAAYFTASATTSLTVQQLQGDIKSIDDLPGKVVVTTAGSTAATYLREHKISVLEVSKIEQAYNALQTKKADAVVFDAPVLLFYAANEGKGKVQIVGSILREESYGIILPNNSPYRKPINQALLSLKENGTYQSLYDKWFGAEKS
- the mazG gene encoding nucleoside triphosphate pyrophosphohydrolase encodes the protein MENETLAALQELIEVVAKLRSPDGGCPWDLAQTAETLTPFVIEEAYEVVDAIKSGDKGAITEELGDLLLQVVLQAQIASESGQFSLKEVTQGISQKLIRRHPHVFGDVSVTSVDEVRQNWEQIKAAEKGEASPEAQKLSAKLARYGRTLPPLTAAMKISQKAAAIGFEWENIQGVWDKFYEELGEFQQALAEETPERQEAELGDLLFAVIQLARWHNLDPSTALQGTNQRFVQRLEKMEAVVDRPLSDYSLDELEKLWQQAKAQIAKEGSGE
- a CDS encoding metal-binding protein: MPSGRTHDRITMYALPFVAGFTFWQTRSSNATLLVAGGFLFGGLMFGPDLDIYSVQFQRWGFLRWIWLPYQKSLRHRSFLSHGPIIGTIGRILYLGCLLAILAIFILAIAERLWNLSFTWQDLGGTVGRSLVQYDTEYVALFLGLEFGAMSHSLSDWGGSAYKRFKKQGVRGLLPSGKMKRRKVRGGSRRARVKK